One window from the genome of Deinococcus cellulosilyticus NBRC 106333 = KACC 11606 encodes:
- the xseA gene encoding exodeoxyribonuclease VII large subunit, with translation MEDTLKLSELLQYTSLMVQRTFSGFVWVQAEIASMSDRRHLYLELIEMDGAEEVAKCRASLWARDRYRVENKFKAVTGQALQAGLEVMLKANVEFHPRYGFSLNILDIAPAFTVGQLQIKLDRIRDRLQKLGVWDLQSRLLFPEVLSKVLVVTPEDAASLGDFQERIEVLGEHGVCEFRYMTATFQGKQAVPSLLRVLIEAQQMRSEWDWQVLVLLRGGGSVTDLHWLSDETLTRTICEYPMPVVTGIGHTRDQTLLDEVSALSLGTPSKVAQWVLDQALRAPLEALEHYHTILRCAKERLGQYTLALDSMHRRLTTEAREVLQERKHLLEQQMLQVIHADPQSTLQRGYALAFSGKERIPSRDQALQHNTFTLRFQDGDLEVKHEL, from the coding sequence ATGGAAGACACCCTCAAACTCTCTGAACTCCTGCAATACACCAGCCTGATGGTCCAGCGCACCTTTTCGGGTTTTGTGTGGGTGCAGGCCGAGATTGCCTCGATGTCGGACCGCAGGCACCTGTATCTGGAACTCATCGAGATGGATGGGGCAGAGGAGGTGGCGAAGTGCCGCGCTTCCCTGTGGGCCAGAGACCGCTACCGGGTGGAGAACAAATTCAAGGCCGTGACAGGGCAGGCCCTTCAGGCCGGTCTGGAAGTGATGTTGAAGGCGAATGTGGAGTTTCACCCCAGATACGGCTTCAGCCTGAACATTCTGGACATTGCCCCGGCTTTCACGGTGGGGCAGTTGCAGATCAAGCTGGACCGCATCCGGGACAGACTTCAGAAACTTGGCGTCTGGGATCTGCAATCGCGCCTGTTGTTCCCGGAGGTGCTTTCCAAAGTTCTGGTGGTGACCCCTGAAGATGCAGCAAGCCTGGGAGACTTCCAGGAACGCATTGAAGTGCTGGGTGAGCATGGCGTGTGTGAATTCCGCTACATGACAGCCACCTTTCAGGGAAAGCAGGCGGTGCCTTCTTTGCTCAGGGTGCTGATTGAAGCCCAGCAGATGCGCTCAGAGTGGGACTGGCAGGTGCTGGTGCTGCTCAGGGGAGGGGGGTCGGTCACGGACCTGCACTGGCTCAGCGATGAGACCCTCACCCGCACCATCTGCGAATACCCCATGCCTGTGGTCACCGGAATCGGGCACACCCGTGACCAGACCCTGCTTGATGAAGTATCGGCCCTGAGCCTGGGCACCCCATCCAAGGTGGCCCAGTGGGTGCTCGATCAGGCCCTCAGGGCACCCTTAGAAGCGCTGGAGCATTACCACACCATCCTCAGGTGTGCAAAAGAACGGCTGGGACAGTACACCCTGGCTCTGGACAGCATGCACCGCAGATTGACCACTGAAGCCAGAGAAGTCCTGCAGGAGCGCAAACACCTGCTGGAACAGCAGATGCTGCAGGTGATCCACGCCGATCCCCAGAGCACCCTGCAAAGGGGATATGCCCTGGCCTTCTCAGGAAAAGAGCGCATTCCCAGCCGGGACCAGGCCCTGCAACACAACACGTTCACC